A genome region from Ruegeria sp. YS9 includes the following:
- a CDS encoding heme lyase CcmF/NrfE family subunit yields the protein MIPEIGQFALALALAVSLVQSVLPLIGAARNNVMWMRSASATSILQTALVAIAFAALMWSFVVSDFTVLNVASNSHSLKPMLFKVAATWGSHEGSLLLWILILVIFGLGVSLLARNIPLKLKARTLAVQAWISAGFLSFMLFTSNPFDRVFPAPLDGQDLNPLLQDVGLAMHPPFLYLGYVGFSIVFSFAVAALIEGRVDPAWARWVRPWTLAAWVFLTLGIVLGSWWAYYELGWGGWWFWDPVENVSFMPWLAGTALFHSAIVTEKRGSFKSWTILLAVLTFSLSLLGTFIVRSGLLTSVHAFSVDPERGIYILALLAVAIGGSLTLFAIRAPEMEGGGLFAPISREAGLLINNLLLATATATVLFGTLYPLLLEAVTGEKISVGPPYYNASFVPIMLVLVVVMGIGPLLSWKRADLRGVLGRLKWVAGVSLLVALLVWYLDTGGPALAVLSIGLAVWLLGAVLTEWASRIKLGEAPLAESLRRARNLPRSHYGMVVAHAGLAVCMIGFIGSSAWKSEVVTFAEPGTQIEIAGFDVRFDGVEQLRGPNYLSRTATLKVFRDGAYVTTLQPERRAYLVAGTSTTESAIRTTLAGDLYASISEPAAESEQSKWTLRILYEPLVVWIWIGSGLLAFGGVLSLSDRRLRVGAPRKRTGQGSVPVAAE from the coding sequence ATGATACCGGAAATCGGGCAGTTTGCCTTGGCGCTCGCCCTGGCCGTGTCCTTGGTGCAAAGCGTATTACCTTTGATTGGAGCAGCGCGGAACAATGTCATGTGGATGCGATCGGCATCTGCGACCTCGATCCTGCAGACAGCGCTGGTTGCTATCGCCTTCGCCGCTCTGATGTGGTCCTTCGTGGTCAGCGATTTCACTGTGCTAAATGTGGCCAGCAATTCTCATTCGCTGAAACCGATGCTTTTCAAGGTGGCTGCGACCTGGGGTAGCCACGAAGGGTCGCTGCTGTTGTGGATTCTGATATTGGTGATTTTCGGGCTGGGTGTGTCTTTGTTGGCTCGGAACATCCCGCTGAAACTCAAGGCGCGCACACTGGCAGTGCAGGCCTGGATCAGCGCGGGGTTCCTGTCATTCATGCTGTTCACCTCGAACCCGTTCGACCGGGTGTTTCCGGCACCGCTGGATGGTCAGGATTTAAATCCGCTATTGCAGGATGTCGGCCTGGCTATGCACCCGCCGTTCCTATACCTGGGTTACGTCGGCTTCTCGATCGTATTTTCTTTCGCCGTGGCTGCCCTGATTGAGGGGCGGGTCGATCCGGCATGGGCGCGTTGGGTCCGACCCTGGACATTGGCGGCGTGGGTGTTTCTGACACTTGGTATCGTACTGGGCAGCTGGTGGGCCTATTACGAACTGGGTTGGGGCGGCTGGTGGTTCTGGGATCCGGTCGAGAATGTCTCGTTTATGCCCTGGCTTGCTGGCACAGCGCTGTTCCATTCGGCCATCGTGACAGAAAAGCGCGGCAGCTTCAAAAGTTGGACGATCCTGCTGGCCGTTTTGACCTTCTCGTTGTCCTTGTTGGGGACATTCATTGTCCGCTCAGGCTTGCTTACATCGGTCCACGCGTTTTCGGTCGATCCCGAACGCGGCATTTACATCTTGGCACTGTTGGCTGTCGCGATCGGTGGTTCATTGACGCTGTTTGCCATACGCGCACCGGAGATGGAGGGCGGCGGTCTTTTTGCCCCGATCAGCCGCGAGGCCGGTTTGCTTATTAACAACCTGCTGCTGGCCACCGCAACGGCGACGGTTCTATTCGGTACGCTTTATCCGCTTTTGCTTGAGGCTGTGACAGGTGAAAAGATTTCGGTTGGACCACCTTATTACAACGCCAGTTTCGTGCCGATCATGCTGGTTCTGGTCGTTGTAATGGGGATTGGGCCGCTGTTGTCATGGAAGCGGGCGGATTTGCGCGGTGTTCTGGGCCGGCTTAAATGGGTGGCCGGGGTTAGCCTGCTCGTGGCGTTGCTTGTGTGGTATCTGGATACCGGCGGCCCAGCCTTGGCGGTACTGTCGATCGGCCTTGCGGTTTGGTTGCTGGGCGCTGTGCTGACAGAGTGGGCCAGCCGAATAAAGCTGGGTGAGGCACCGCTGGCCGAGTCCCTGCGTCGGGCCCGCAACCTACCGCGTTCGCATTACGGCATGGTCGTGGCCCATGCGGGGTTGGCGGTCTGTATGATCGGCTTTATCGGGTCCAGCGCTTGGAAATCCGAGGTCGTGACTTTTGCCGAGCCCGGAACACAGATCGAGATAGCAGGGTTCGACGTGCGTTTTGACGGTGTGGAACAGCTTCGCGGTCCGAACTATCTGTCTCGCACGGCCACACTGAAGGTATTTCGCGATGGCGCTTATGTCACCACGCTTCAACCCGAGCGCAGGGCCTATCTCGTGGCGGGTACCAGTACGACCGAGTCGGCAATTCGAACGACGTTGGCAGGGGACCTTTACGCCTCGATATCGGAACCGGCGGCGGAATCAGAACAGAGCAAATGGACTCTGCGTATCCTGTATGAGCCATTGGTGGTCTGGATCTGGATAGGTTCAGGATTGTTAGCATTTGGTGGTGTCTTGTCACTCTCCGATCGGCGTCTACGCGTCGGTGCACCACGAAAACGGACTGGGCAGGGCTCCGTTCCGGTGGCGGCGGAGTAG
- a CDS encoding DsbE family thiol:disulfide interchange protein has product MKRLFALFPITIAGILGAFLLWGLNPDRDPNEIPSVLISQPVPEFDLPPVDGLDTHGLSSTDLVENDGSAPIVVNVFASWCVPCRAEHAVLTRMVRDEGIRLMGINYKDKPQDARKWLDDLGNPYERIGSDLDGRAGIEWGISGVPETFVIDGAGKVVFRFVGPVLGDEAISKMRTALDQARAAGGEAS; this is encoded by the coding sequence ATGAAACGTCTATTTGCACTGTTCCCAATTACGATTGCCGGCATCCTGGGTGCCTTTCTGCTATGGGGATTGAATCCCGATCGCGATCCAAACGAAATCCCGTCTGTTTTGATCTCTCAGCCGGTGCCTGAGTTCGACTTGCCGCCGGTCGATGGGCTGGATACCCACGGGCTGTCCAGTACCGATCTGGTGGAAAATGACGGGTCAGCTCCGATCGTGGTCAACGTGTTTGCGTCCTGGTGCGTGCCCTGCCGGGCCGAACATGCGGTGCTAACGCGTATGGTGCGCGATGAGGGCATTCGCCTGATGGGCATTAACTACAAAGACAAGCCGCAGGACGCGCGGAAATGGCTCGACGATCTGGGCAACCCTTATGAGCGCATCGGTTCCGACCTGGACGGCCGAGCCGGGATCGAATGGGGGATTTCCGGCGTGCCAGAGACCTTTGTGATTGATGGCGCGGGCAAGGTCGTATTCCGTTTTGTTGGCCCGGTGCTGGGCGACGAGGCAATTTCAAAGATGCGCACCGCGCTGGATCAGGCGCGGGCGGCCGGAGGAGAGGCGTCATGA
- the ccmI gene encoding c-type cytochrome biogenesis protein CcmI has protein sequence MIWIIFSFMAVAVFLTLALSGMGRKTSDLSRHESASAIFSDQIGEVEKDLERGIISAEEAKAARAEIERRLKAIDRQSDDKAMMGHSGRALILLAALVVPALGAGLYWQLGSPYIPSQPFAQREGEQAEAREIADLAVRLKSRLEADETGGPTEGWVLLAQTYMRMGRFGDAADAFEGLLDRPNANSALVSQYGEALVYADDGVVTPKADRAFERALELDPSNPAATFYKAVGLEQAGSPEKAYDLLKTRIDAEEEFRPWMESFVAQLNRIAPSIGRAPVDLATFAPSMPGPTADQVATAEEMSDEDRQAFIRSMVERLASRMQENPGDLDGWMRLGNAYSVLGETDGARNAYGRARDLADDLPQEDPRKVAIDRALRELGG, from the coding sequence ATGATCTGGATTATCTTTTCATTCATGGCCGTGGCGGTGTTTCTGACGCTCGCCCTCTCCGGTATGGGGCGCAAGACCTCGGACTTGTCGAGACACGAAAGCGCCTCTGCCATCTTTTCCGACCAGATCGGCGAAGTAGAGAAGGACCTGGAACGAGGAATTATCTCGGCCGAAGAAGCCAAGGCCGCCAGAGCCGAGATAGAACGTCGCCTGAAGGCGATTGACCGGCAATCGGACGACAAAGCGATGATGGGCCATTCCGGGCGTGCGCTGATTTTACTTGCCGCGCTGGTAGTTCCAGCGCTCGGAGCCGGTCTTTATTGGCAACTGGGTAGTCCCTACATCCCCAGCCAGCCATTTGCCCAACGCGAGGGGGAGCAGGCCGAAGCCCGTGAAATCGCCGACCTTGCCGTGCGCCTGAAGTCGCGGCTCGAGGCGGATGAAACCGGCGGGCCAACCGAGGGATGGGTGTTGTTGGCTCAGACCTATATGCGTATGGGACGCTTTGGAGATGCCGCAGACGCGTTCGAGGGGTTGCTGGACCGACCCAATGCGAATTCAGCGCTGGTGTCGCAATATGGCGAGGCGTTGGTCTATGCCGATGACGGTGTCGTTACGCCCAAGGCCGATCGGGCGTTTGAACGAGCCTTGGAACTGGACCCATCGAACCCAGCAGCGACATTCTACAAAGCCGTTGGTCTGGAGCAGGCTGGATCGCCTGAAAAGGCCTATGATCTACTGAAGACGCGGATCGACGCCGAAGAGGAGTTCCGGCCATGGATGGAGAGTTTTGTGGCCCAGCTTAACCGCATCGCCCCGTCGATAGGACGGGCGCCGGTGGATCTGGCGACTTTTGCCCCTTCCATGCCCGGCCCAACTGCCGATCAGGTGGCGACGGCCGAGGAGATGTCCGACGAAGATCGGCAGGCCTTCATCCGCTCGATGGTCGAACGGCTGGCGAGCCGGATGCAGGAAAACCCAGGGGATCTGGACGGCTGGATGCGGCTGGGCAACGCCTATTCGGTGCTGGGCGAGACCGACGGCGCCCGGAACGCCTATGGCAGGGCAAGGGATCTGGCGGATGACCTGCCGCAGGAGGATCCGCGCAAGGTGGCAATCGACCGGGCATTGCGGGAACTGGGGGGGTGA
- a CDS encoding L,D-transpeptidase: protein MLTRRHFVATSLAIFSQPVFGVTSAAASQWSEWDAQVTPANFDPATSNPWGLHPRFLPQRVQTNRPLIPGDIHVDAVARYLYFIEDGGTAMRYGVAIARGNLYEPGVYTIKRKAKWPRWTPTAEMIERDPDEYAQFADGVPGGPTNPLGSRAFYLFEGGRDTYLRIHGTPYPRSIGGRASSGCVRMAMPHIIGLYDRVRPGSTAHLYPPERLLTATS from the coding sequence ATGCTGACCAGACGACACTTTGTTGCGACTTCACTTGCCATTTTCTCTCAGCCAGTTTTTGGAGTGACGTCGGCGGCGGCCTCGCAATGGTCGGAGTGGGATGCGCAAGTAACGCCAGCCAATTTTGATCCCGCAACATCCAATCCCTGGGGGTTACACCCACGTTTCCTGCCTCAACGTGTGCAAACCAATCGACCACTTATTCCGGGTGACATTCATGTCGACGCGGTGGCACGATATCTGTATTTCATCGAAGACGGTGGCACAGCAATGCGTTACGGCGTAGCCATTGCCCGAGGCAATCTTTACGAGCCCGGTGTCTACACAATCAAGCGAAAGGCCAAATGGCCGCGTTGGACTCCTACCGCCGAAATGATTGAACGCGACCCTGATGAATATGCGCAATTCGCAGATGGTGTGCCCGGTGGGCCGACAAACCCATTGGGATCAAGGGCGTTTTATCTGTTCGAAGGTGGTCGCGACACATACCTGCGAATTCACGGAACGCCTTATCCAAGATCTATCGGAGGTCGCGCAAGTTCTGGCTGCGTAAGGATGGCGATGCCACATATCATCGGGCTTTATGATCGTGTCAGGCCAGGGTCCACGGCTCATCTCTACCCTCCCGAGCGCCTTCTGACCGCGACCAGCTGA
- a CDS encoding cytochrome c-type biogenesis protein encodes MIRRIVITAVTLAMLVSQPAFAVEPDEILADPVLEERARAISKQVRCVVCQNQDIDSSNAGVARDLRLLVRERLVAGDSDQQVMDFLVARYGDYVLFNPPWKPSTYILWVAPIVILGLGGIATAAVLTQNARRYRKSRNQETAHGASEERNSENHSLTEPHA; translated from the coding sequence ATGATACGTCGCATTGTAATTACCGCAGTCACTCTGGCGATGCTGGTGTCGCAGCCGGCATTCGCGGTTGAGCCCGACGAGATACTTGCAGATCCGGTTCTGGAAGAACGGGCCCGGGCGATTTCAAAACAGGTGCGCTGCGTGGTGTGCCAGAACCAAGACATCGACAGTTCTAACGCCGGGGTGGCGCGCGACCTTCGTCTGCTTGTGCGCGAACGGCTGGTGGCAGGTGACTCGGACCAGCAGGTTATGGATTTTCTGGTTGCGCGTTATGGCGACTATGTTCTGTTCAACCCGCCGTGGAAGCCATCAACTTACATACTGTGGGTTGCGCCTATCGTCATCCTGGGGCTGGGTGGTATCGCGACTGCAGCGGTATTGACCCAGAATGCGCGCCGATATCGGAAGTCGCGAAATCAAGAGACGGCACACGGCGCGAGCGAAGAACGGAATTCCGAAAACCATTCACTCACGGAGCCGCACGCATGA
- a CDS encoding transporter has translation MRNQTAKIHRWKFVRAALMAGGLGLASPVMAQTVTQPTDSMAMDPKASAGMAGMGNMSAMMRPDASPPTGVVGGMHPPEGVLMPVFSFMNMEMDGNRSGTQSLSTSDVLSQYMIAPLSMSMNMAMIGLMYGVTDDISVMAMLPYTNKSMKHQTRMGQTFKTRAQGFGDLKIIGGYDVYKSDGQVLELSLGLSLPTGSIDETDTTPAGPDQLLPYPMQLGSGTYDLLPGITYTGQNADWSWGAQLAAMIRMGENDAGYTLGDVYSATVWGARRWNDQFSS, from the coding sequence GTGAGAAACCAAACAGCAAAAATTCACCGTTGGAAATTCGTTCGGGCCGCTTTGATGGCCGGGGGTCTGGGCCTGGCGTCGCCCGTCATGGCTCAAACGGTGACACAGCCGACTGACAGCATGGCGATGGACCCGAAAGCCTCTGCTGGAATGGCTGGAATGGGCAACATGTCGGCAATGATGCGCCCTGACGCGTCGCCACCCACGGGTGTCGTCGGAGGCATGCACCCGCCCGAGGGCGTGTTGATGCCGGTATTCTCGTTTATGAACATGGAGATGGACGGAAACCGCTCGGGAACGCAGTCGCTGTCTACTTCGGACGTGCTGTCGCAATATATGATCGCGCCGCTCAGCATGAGCATGAACATGGCGATGATCGGCCTGATGTATGGCGTGACCGATGACATCTCGGTCATGGCGATGCTGCCCTATACCAACAAGTCGATGAAACATCAGACCCGCATGGGGCAGACTTTCAAGACCAGGGCGCAGGGGTTCGGTGACCTGAAGATCATCGGCGGGTATGATGTCTACAAATCCGACGGGCAGGTTCTGGAACTGTCTCTTGGCCTCAGCTTGCCGACCGGATCGATAGACGAGACCGACACTACGCCGGCCGGGCCGGACCAGCTGCTGCCCTACCCTATGCAACTGGGGTCCGGCACCTACGACCTGCTGCCGGGCATCACCTATACGGGCCAGAACGCAGATTGGTCGTGGGGCGCCCAGCTGGCCGCCATGATCCGGATGGGTGAGAATGATGCCGGTTACACCTTGGGTGACGTCTATTCAGCAACAGTTTGGGGTGCGCGGCGCTGGAATGACCAGTTCAGCTCCTAG
- a CDS encoding ATPase: protein MKVETFSDLIVWTREMHHWLAECLAHCSTQSEQELARMLLTYLADHEAALEKIVDGFVKRADPKALNTWVYDYLGHEPVDPHRTCDRPLAQMSIDEICEAVFDLHNQVIDLYRYLQGRAEIPEARELLQALLEMEEHETMRLAQQSNRIRDM from the coding sequence ATGAAAGTTGAAACGTTTTCTGATCTAATTGTCTGGACGCGGGAAATGCATCATTGGCTCGCCGAATGTTTGGCCCACTGTTCGACACAGTCCGAGCAGGAGCTGGCCAGGATGTTGCTTACCTACCTCGCCGACCATGAGGCTGCTTTGGAGAAAATCGTCGATGGCTTCGTGAAACGAGCCGATCCCAAAGCGCTCAACACGTGGGTATATGACTATTTGGGCCATGAGCCTGTCGACCCACATCGCACCTGCGACAGACCGCTCGCACAGATGAGCATCGATGAGATCTGCGAAGCGGTCTTCGATCTTCACAATCAGGTGATCGATTTATATCGGTATTTGCAAGGGCGTGCCGAAATACCCGAAGCACGCGAACTCCTTCAAGCACTACTGGAAATGGAAGAGCACGAGACCATGCGTTTGGCGCAGCAGAGCAATCGCATCCGGGATATGTGA